The proteins below are encoded in one region of Silene latifolia isolate original U9 population chromosome 2, ASM4854445v1, whole genome shotgun sequence:
- the LOC141643548 gene encoding glucan endo-1,3-beta-glucosidase 7, giving the protein MSSSLQFFILFLALTVLSSESAEILTIHDSTFQKPSSIAVSVSNQELHEVANSVLLAETWLRNYVLAYYPASNITHIVVAHNLLCSSHKTHDHFNQNLILHSLKNLHYSLTRWGLQSEIKVSASFSSHCLLSHHLSRSHSLIKSVFHFINSTNSSYLINPHHEINPKFESLVQTHMNFIEKFGFLTIGDIKFVQNNEHESIKSSTMRKLSYVLPTAEGPLPPLIGVGPGPITTPPSPPQVVGQTPTYLPHPHHNHHHHNLPPCNPWAGPAGPVESAPPPQHASPSPVSGLEKLWCVAKPSVPAETLQEAMDYACGEGGAECDEIQPNGSCYYPDTVVAHASYAFNSYWQKNKMSAGSCSFGGTAIIINSDPSFQQCRFTVS; this is encoded by the exons ATGTCTTCTTCTCTCCAATTTTTCATTCTCTTCCTTGCTCTTACAG TTTTaagctcagaatcagctgaaatCCTAACAATTCATGACTCAACCTTCCAAAAACCTTCATCAATTGCTGTTTCTGTAAGCAACCAAGAACTTCATGAAGTAGCAAACAGTGTTTTACTTGCAGAAACATGGCTCAGAAACTATGTCTTAGCTTACTATCCTGCATCAAACATAACCCACATTGTTGTTGCTCATAATCTCCTTTGTTCTTCACACAAAACCCATGATCATTTTAACCAAAATCTCATTTTACATTCACTTAAAAACCTTCATTATTCTCTTACAAGATGGGGATTACAATCTGAAATCAAGGTTTCGGCTTCGTTTTCCTCACATTGTTTATTATCACATCATTTAAGTCGGTCTCATTCGCTGATTAAATCGGTTTTTCACTTCATAAACTCCACAAATTCATCTTATTTAATCAACCCACATCATGAAATTAACCCAAAGTTTGAATCTTTAGTTCAAACCCATATGAATTTCATCGAAAAGTTCGGGTTTTTGACAATTGGAGACATTAAGTTTGTCCAAAACAATGAACATGAGAGCATCAAAAGTTCAACAATGAGAAAACTCTCTTATGTTCTTCCAACAGCTGAGGGCCCACTTCCTCCACTAATTGGAGTTGGGCCCGGGCCCATCACAACCCCACCTAGCCCACCCCAGGTGGTGGGCCAGACCCCAACCTACCTACCTCACCCCCAtcataaccaccaccaccacaacctgCCTCCTTGCAATCCTTGGGCTGGACCAGCAGGGCCGGTTGAGTCGGCTCCGCCGCCCCAGCATGCTTCTCCAAGCCCGGTGTCGGGATTGGAGAAGCTGTGGTGTGTTGCAAAGCCAAGTGTGCCTGCAGAGACATTGCAGGAAGCAATGGATTATGCTTGTGGTGAAGGAGGTGCAGAATGTGATGAAATTCAACCAAATGGGAGTTGTTATTACCCTGACACTGTTGTGGCTCATGCTTCTTATGCCTTCAACAGTTATTGGCAGAAAAATAAGATGAGTGCTGGTAGTTGCAGCTTTGGTGGTACTGCTATCATCATCAATTCTGACCCAA GTTTTCAGCAGTGCAGATTCACTGTGAGTTGA